GACCGCCGTCGCCATGGTGGCGCCTGCTTGGGCGTCGTTCCCGTCCCCGTCCAGGATCACGGTGATGCTGTCGAACGCGCAGCTGCTGGCCAGGCCGTTGGTGCCCGCGTCGCTGCCCACGTCGGCGGCGTCCGTTCCTTCGTCGGCGGAGGCCTGGTCGGTGAGGTCACCCTGGTCGCGCGGGCCTTGGTCGCCGAGCGCGACCTCCTCGAACCCGATCCGCCCGCACGCAGTCCCGAGGAGCAGGAGCGCGCTCGCGAACAACCTGTGCAAACTCATGCCGGTAGGGTGCCCGATCCGCTCCCCTTCGCGCTAGACAACGGACGTCAAAGCTGGTGCAATCCGCGTCAGTGCGCGCTGAAGACTGGCTCGGAAAGCTCCTGTTGGGTCGATATCGCCCCGTGCAGGTCCTGGCTCAGGGCGGGCAGGGGGTGGTGTACCTGGCGCGGGCCGAAGGCGGCGTGGACGCGTTCGTTCGGCCCGTGGTGGTCAAGCGCATCCTCCCCGACGAGGTGGAGAACCAGAACAACACCCGGCTCTTCCTGCGGGAAGCCAAGCTGCTCTCGGAGATGGACCACCCCAGCATCCTCGACATCATCGACCTCGATGAAGTGGAGGGTCAGTACATCATGGTCCTAGAGTACGTGCGGGGCGGCCACATCGGCCGCTGGGCCACGTTCCTCCGGGACCAGCGCCGCTCGTTCTCGTGGGAGTTCGCCGCCTACGCGTGCGCGCAGATCGCCGACGCCCTGCACTACGTGCACACCCGGGTGGACGCCAGCGGGGCGCCGCTCGGCATCGTCCACCGCGACGTCACGCCCGCGAACATCCTGGTGGACGTGGAAGGCGCGGTGAAGCTGGCGGACTTCGGCATCGCCCGCCGGCAGGGCGACAAGACCGAGCAGATCAACGGGGCCGACGTGGTGCGCGGGAACTTCTCGTTCGTGGCCCCCGAGGTGTTCGTCGGGGCGGCGGCCAGCACGGCCTCCGACATCTACTCGCTGGGCATGGTCCTGCACTGGCTCGTGTCCGGGAAGCGGGCGCAGGCGGGCAAGACGCTCGAAGCCACGGTGTTCAACGCCATCTACCAGACGCCCGATCGGCTGGACAAAGACTCTCTCGAGGTGCCCACGGGGCTCGCCGACGTGGTGGAGCAGGCCATCAAGAAGGAGCCGCTGCAGCGGGTACCCACTGCCGGCGAGTTTGCCGAACGGGTGCGCGCGGTGCTGCCGCCCGACACCGCCCGGCGCTTCGCTGCGGCGGCCCGCGCGGACCTCACCTCCGATGACTTCACCCCATCCGGCAAGGGTCTGTCGCTGGCGGAGCTGGACGCGCACTGGCGCAACTACGTGGCCCCGCCCCCCGAGCCCGTGCCCGCGGCGGCGCTGCCCGCGGCGGCCGCTCCGCGCAGCTCCGCGCTCCGCTGGGTGTTGGCTGGCACGGGCGTGGCGCTCGTGGCCGTCACGGCTGGCCTGCTGTGGTGGCGGTTGAGCACCCCCGCTCCGGCCGAAGAGAGCCAGTTCATCCTCGTGCGCGGCGACGTCTCGCAGATCGGGGCCCCCATCGAGGAGGCTGCGCCCCCGGTGCCGCCCGTCGGCAGTCCTGCCACGGTGACCGGTGCAGAGGACACGCCCCCGCTGCCCACGGACGAGCCCGCCGCCAACCCGGAGTCCAGCGGGTCATCGGGTGCGGCGCCTCGCGACCCGGCCCGCACCGCCGAGGTGTCGGCGGCCACGCTCACCGGTGCGTTCTCCCGCCGCCGTGGGGCCATCCGCGAGTGCGCCAACCGGCACTCGGAGATCGACCACCTCCAGGTCACGCTGCGCTTCGACGTGGACGCGTCCGGCGCCGTGAGGAGCGTGGACCTGGCGCCGGCGTCCACGGCCTCCACCCCGCTGGGCAGCTGCCTGCTCGGCGTCGCGCGCGGCACGCGGTTTGGTGAGCTGCCGCGCCCCATGAGCTTCAGCATCCCTGTCGCGGTGCGCCGTGGCGCGAGCGACGCGCCGTAGCCCGAGCCTCGTCAGCCGCCGGACGCGCGCCGCACGAAGTAGTGCACGCCCTGCGACGAGGTCGTGATGCGCACCGCGAGCCCGCCGCTGTCGGCCGTGCCCGTCCCGACGAAGGCGCCGCGGCCGTCGACCGCGAGCTCCTGGGCGCCCACGGCCACACGCGAGCCGGGCTGGGCCGTGCCCGACACCGACACGCTGGCACCCGCGCCGAAGCTGCCGTCGGCGGGGCTGGCCACGAACGCGGTGGGCGTGGCGGTGTCGTAGCGCAGCAGCACCCGCGTGACGGGCGAGGTCCTTCCGCCCGCCTCGAACTGGAACGTCATCTCACCCTCGCGCAGCGCCGAGCGCGGCAGGCTGGCCGTGGCGCGGTTGCTGGTGATGCGCGACCGCCCGCGTGTCCCCGTGAGGCGCACGGTGTACTGCTCGGCCGCTGGCGCGTTGGGCCAGCGCAGCGCGAGCGTGGGCAGCGCGCCTTCGTACAAGAACGTGTAGCGCCGGCCGTCGGCGTCCACGCTGTGGCGCTGAGACACCGTGTTCAGGCGCTGGCGGCCCGAGTCGTTGGTGACCGTGAAGCGCCCCTCCGCGCTCGGCTGGCCTTGGCACAGCACCTCGTAGCGGTGCCGCCCGCGCGCCAAGCGCACGCCGATGGTGCCTTCACCCGCGTAGACCACGGTGCCGGCGCTGCCCTCCACGCGCACTTCGCCGCCCGGGCATCCGGTGCGGATTCCCACCACGGCCGGGGGAGACGGATGGTGGATCACGCCCCCCGCGCCTCCGCCGACGGTGAACTCCACCGGGCTCACGCTGGCCAGGCGCGGCCCATCGGCCACGGCCCCCGAGGCCAGGGTGGCAGCGTCAGCGGCTTCCCCACCTTCCGTTGCAGCGGCTGCGCGCTGCGCTCGAGCGGCCTCGGCGCGTGCCGCCGCGGCGTTGTTGGCTGTGGGCGGCGGCTCCCCACGGGTCTCGCCCGCACCGAGAGACGTACCGTCCTCCAGCTGGGCGAGCCCGAACAGCACCTCGAGGTGGGTCCCGTCTTCGCCGCGGGTGGCCCGCACGCGCCCGCCCTGCGCCACGCGCACCGCGCCGAACTCGGTGATGATGTCGAGCGCCTCGCCCGCCTCCACCTCGATCTCGCCGCCACCCAGCTCGAGCGTGGGCGTCTCGTCGGGCTGCCCTCCGAAGCGCACGAGCGCGCCCGCGCCCATGCGCAGGCCGCCGCCGCCCCGCAGCCGGAGCTGAGCGCTGCCGTTGGCGCCGGTGCGCACCGCTTCACCGAGCGCGATACCCGCGTCCAGTGGCGCCGGCTGCCACGTTTCGATGGCGCCCACGCGGTCGCGCTCGACCACGCCAGCGGCCGTCGCCACCACGGCGACCGGCTCGCCCGAGCAGCCGTGGCTGCAACCCGCGAGCCCGGCGGACGTCAGGAGGATGGCGAGGAGTGGGAGACGAATGGGGAGACGGTTCACAGCGGCCGCAGGTGGACTTCGATGACCACCACGCCCCTTTCTTCTACGTCTACGTGGCGGTCTTGGGGGAGATAGCCAGGCGCTTCGATGTGCAGCACGTGACTGCCCGGCGCCACGGTGATGGCGAAGTGACCGCTGTCGTCCGCCGTGAACGCCTGCCCCGTGCTCTCGAGCACGATGCTCGCCGCCACGGGGGCGCTTCGCAGGCCGTGGACGCTGCCACGAATCTCGCCATCGGGGAGGGCTGTCGAGAGAGCAATCGAGTCCAGCTCGCCACGCACGTCGGCGCCGATCTCCGTGCGCGATGGCGCCCGCCCCTCGGCTTCGATGACCAGGGTGAGCGGCCCCGGGGGGAGGTTGCCGAGCTCGTACACGCCCTCTTCGTTCGTGGCCGTTTCGGCGACCTGCTGCCCCTGTGACAGCACCGTCACGCGGGCTGGCAGCGGCGCACCCGACTCCTCGGCCACCCGCCCACGCAGCGTGCGGCTGGGCGCAACTTCGGCGGTTGCCTCCGCCTCCGCGTCCGCTTCGTCTTCGGACGCTTCGTCGTCTGCATCACCGGAGGTCCGCAGCGCCCCGAGGTCGGCAGCCAGCACCAGGCCGACCGTGACGCGAGGCTCCACGCGGTAGGGCGCGGCCGCCTGGATCCGTGGATACGAACCCAGGTGCACGCTGGCCTCCATGCCCAGGTGGTAGCGCGCTGCCACCGTGAGCATGGCGCCCAGCGTGGCCGCGGCCCGGCTCGCGGCAAACGACAGGCCGTCGCGCCGCACCAGCGCGTCGAGCGACACGTCGGCGTAGAGGTCCACGGGACCCGCGCGCCCGGTGATGCCCAGCCCGACCAGCACCGCGTCCGCGGCCGTGACCCCGAGGGACACCTGATCGCCCGGCGTGTACGTGCGCCCATCGGGGACCGTGCGTGCGCTCCTGTCGTGCAGGTACCCCACGCGCAGCGCCAGCGTCACGCTGCTCAGGTTCAGCTGGCTGTACAGCGTGGCCGTGGGCGACAGCGCCTCGAAC
This region of Sandaracinaceae bacterium genomic DNA includes:
- a CDS encoding protein kinase codes for the protein MGRYRPVQVLAQGGQGVVYLARAEGGVDAFVRPVVVKRILPDEVENQNNTRLFLREAKLLSEMDHPSILDIIDLDEVEGQYIMVLEYVRGGHIGRWATFLRDQRRSFSWEFAAYACAQIADALHYVHTRVDASGAPLGIVHRDVTPANILVDVEGAVKLADFGIARRQGDKTEQINGADVVRGNFSFVAPEVFVGAAASTASDIYSLGMVLHWLVSGKRAQAGKTLEATVFNAIYQTPDRLDKDSLEVPTGLADVVEQAIKKEPLQRVPTAGEFAERVRAVLPPDTARRFAAAARADLTSDDFTPSGKGLSLAELDAHWRNYVAPPPEPVPAAALPAAAAPRSSALRWVLAGTGVALVAVTAGLLWWRLSTPAPAEESQFILVRGDVSQIGAPIEEAAPPVPPVGSPATVTGAEDTPPLPTDEPAANPESSGSSGAAPRDPARTAEVSAATLTGAFSRRRGAIRECANRHSEIDHLQVTLRFDVDASGAVRSVDLAPASTASTPLGSCLLGVARGTRFGELPRPMSFSIPVAVRRGASDAP
- a CDS encoding carboxypeptidase regulatory-like domain-containing protein, encoding MAITLCMLATSYAVAAAQPLSSDTALPGARRMVLLDRPASVASLAVSGQYGFTGSVLRDGDRHHRLGGRLALALHPAQALSFGVYMSGRRDTHSGGSGQDDSIVGDPGMFALLRLAHAGVFRLGLGVELWAPGGDSPGIVFEALSPTATLYSQLNLSSVTLALRVGYLHDRSARTVPDGRTYTPGDQVSLGVTAADAVLVGLGITGRAGPVDLYADVSLDALVRRDGLSFAASRAAATLGAMLTVAARYHLGMEASVHLGSYPRIQAAAPYRVEPRVTVGLVLAADLGALRTSGDADDEASEDEADAEAEATAEVAPSRTLRGRVAEESGAPLPARVTVLSQGQQVAETATNEEGVYELGNLPPGPLTLVIEAEGRAPSRTEIGADVRGELDSIALSTALPDGEIRGSVHGLRSAPVAASIVLESTGQAFTADDSGHFAITVAPGSHVLHIEAPGYLPQDRHVDVEERGVVVIEVHLRPL